The genomic interval TGAAGAATTAATTAAAAAAATAGAATTTTTAAAAAATGTTTTAATCCACCATTCTATGAGAATGGAAATTATTAAAAAAGAACTTTCAGATATAAAAGAAAAATATAAAGATGAACGGCGCACAGAAATAGATTATTTAGGAAAAGAAGTAAATATAGAAGATTTAGTTGAAAATGAACAGGTTGTGCTTACTATTTCTCATGCTGGATATATTAAAAGAACTTCTTTGTCTGAATACAAGCGTCAAGGAAGAGGTGGAGTGGGAAATAGAGGGGCCAGTGCTAGAGAATTCGATTTTTTTAAACATCTTCTCATAGCTACCAATCATCAATATTTACTTTTTTTTACAGAAAAAGGAAAATGTTTTTGGTTAAGAGTTTATGAAATCCCTGAAGGATCTAAAACTTCTAAAGGAAGAGCAATCCAGAATATCATTTCTATTCAACAAGATGATAAAGTCAATGCCTATATACTCCTTTCTGGAAATCTTACCGATAAAAATTATGTTCAAGATCATTATGTCATGATGGTAACTCAAAAAGGGATCATTAAAAAAACATCTTTGGAAAACTATTCAAGACCCCGAAAAGATGGAATTAATGCCATTGTTATCCGTCAAGGAGATTCTTTATTAGAAGCAATTTTAACAAAAGGGAATAGTCATGTTTTTATCGCTTTAAAAAGCGGAAGAATCATTCGTTTTTCAGAAAAAAAAGTTCGTTCAACCGGAAGAGCTTCTTCTGGAGTAAAAGGAATTCATTTAAAAAATGAAAAAGACGCAGTAATTGGAATGGTATGTGTTGAAGAAAATGAGAAAGGACATCTATTGGTTGTTTCTGAAAAAGGTTTTGGAAAAAGATCGAATCTTAAAGATTACAGGATAACAAATCGTGGTGGAAAAGGAATAAAAACAATAAATATCACTCAAAAAACAGGAAATTTAATTTCTATCAAACATGTCACAGATCAAGATGATCTAATGATTATTAAAAAATCAGGTATCATCATTCGAATATCTGTATCAGATATACGAGTGATGGGAAGAGCAACTCAAGGAGTTCGATTAATTAACATCAAAAAAAATGATGAAATAGCTGATGTAGAAAAAGTTTATAAATCACCTATTGAATTTCATTAAAATCTTGAAAAATATTGACACTTTCTGAAATTTGTAAATCTTTTGATAAATCTTCTTTCCATTTTTTTCCTTCTAAATTTTCAGAATCATTTGAAAGTATTTTGTAAGAAGAAGAATGAGAAATTCTATATCTATATTCATTCAAATAATTTTTCAATTTTTTAAAATTTTCGATGTTCTTTTTTATTTTTAAATTTTCATAAAGAAACTCTTTCCAATTTAGAGGGACAGATTTGACCTTGAATAATTTATTTTCTAAAAGTTTTATAGTATTATGAATACTTATTAATAAGTTTTTGTTTTTTTTCAAACGATTTCTACTCCTTAACTTTATTTTTTCCAAGTTTTTTTTTCCTTTCCAAGGAGTACAATTTTGATATGAAATAGAGGAAATTTTATCCCATGACATAGGATTTATCTGATCTTTTTCCATTTTAAATATTTTTCCATCAATTGGAATGACTATATCTGAATTGACACCTTTCAATTGAGTAGAGCTTCCATTGATACGATAAAATTTATTTATAGTAAGTTTTACTATCCCCAATTCCTTACAATATAATAAGGGAAATCTTTTTAATGAAAACAAAGTTTGAACTGTTCCTTTTCCATAAGTTTGAGAACTTCCAACAATAATCCCTCTTTTATAATCAGATATAGATGAAGCAAGAATTTCGGAAGCAGAAGCGGATAACTCATTGACAAGAATCACAAGCGGTCCGTTCCAAATAGCTGAATGAGAAGCGTTTATTATAATATTTTTTCCCTGACGTTTTCCTATCTGTACAATTGGAACTTTTCCTAAAAAAAAACCAGCAATTTCCACAGCTGATTCTAAAGATCCTCCTCCGTTATTTCTTATATCTAAAATAATTCCTTGAACTTTTTCTCTTTTTAGTTCTTGAATTATTTTTTTTATATCTTGATCTGAATTCCTTACTTTTTTATTTTCAGGATGAAAATAAAATTCTGGTAAACAGATAAACCCATATTTTCTATTTTTTTCATCCAATATGATTGCACTTTTTGCAAAAATTTCTTTTTTTTCAATCACATCTCTCATAAGAACAACTTCTTCTATAGATCCATTCTTTTTTTGAATTGTTAATTTTACTTTACTCCCTTTTTTTCCTCTTATGAGAGGAAGAGAATATTCTAACAACATTCCTATAATATTCTTGTATTCTGAATTGGAATCTTTTGCTACTCTAATAATTTTATCTCCTATCTCTATCTTATTACTTTTCCATGCAGGGCCCCCTACTATAAGTTTCACTATTGTCGCATATCCTTTTTGATCTTGCAATTCTACTCCTATTCCTTCTGTTTGTCCAGATATTTCTAAATTGAAATTTTCCTTTTCTTTGTAAGAAAAGAAATG from Blattabacterium cuenoti carries:
- a CDS encoding carboxy terminal-processing peptidase; protein product: MISDFEFSKKIRKLKYIVIGFIFTFLLSFCSPKSEQETHHIILKKIYQTLYLFHPRPVKINNDFSKKVYRKYFDNLDFQKHFFLQKDLNDFSFYKEKLDDYWINGDPTFFKVTMKRFYQRIQKGEDLCLKILKKPFDFNKKEIFIPGERKLFYSKNEKEWIEEWRKYLKYLTLVEILTPEIENQKENILKNSDSFWKNLFLKKEKESRKKVEENILDFFRKLKMKKESDWFSVYINAIISQYDPHTHFFSYKEKENFNLEISGQTEGIGVELQDQKGYATIVKLIVGGPAWKSNKIEIGDKIIRVAKDSNSEYKNIIGMLLEYSLPLIRGKKGSKVKLTIQKKNGSIEEVVLMRDVIEKKEIFAKSAIILDEKNRKYGFICLPEFYFHPENKKVRNSDQDIKKIIQELKREKVQGIILDIRNNGGGSLESAVEIAGFFLGKVPIVQIGKRQGKNIIINASHSAIWNGPLVILVNELSASASEILASSISDYKRGIIVGSSQTYGKGTVQTLFSLKRFPLLYCKELGIVKLTINKFYRINGSSTQLKGVNSDIVIPIDGKIFKMEKDQINPMSWDKISSISYQNCTPWKGKKNLEKIKLRSRNRLKKNKNLLISIHNTIKLLENKLFKVKSVPLNWKEFLYENLKIKKNIENFKKLKNYLNEYRYRISHSSSYKILSNDSENLEGKKWKEDLSKDLQISESVNIFQDFNEIQ